Genomic DNA from Mycobacteriales bacterium:
GGCGCGTCCGGGCGGGTGCCGGCGCGTGCGGGGCGGATGCCGGCGCGTCCAAGCCCGGCTCGGGTCAGATGCGGGGCGTGCAGGCGGTCCAGACGACGTCGGGTTCGCCGCGGGCGACCGGGATCTCGATCAGGGCGACCGACGCGTACCGGGCGTGGAGGCGGGCCTCGAACGCGAGGGCCCGGTTCGCGCTCCAGACCGCGAGCGTGCCGCCCGGCGCGAGCCGGCGGTCCACTGCGGACAGTCCGGGTTCGTCATAGAGGGCCGCGTTGTCCACTGTGACCGTCCACTCCGGACCGTTGTCCACGTCCAGGCAGATCGCATCGTACGTCCCGGGCGCGTGCAGCGCGTCCGCCAGGTCGGCCACGACGAGGGTGACCCGCGGGTCGTCCAGGGCCGCGGCGGTGCCGAGGTGCTCGCGGTTCCAGCGCACCACGGCCGGCTCGATCTCGACCACGGTGACCGCAGCCGGGTCGAGCGTGAGCGCCTCGGCCAGCGAGAAGCCGACGCCGAGCCCACCGATGAGGATCCGCGCGCCCGGCCCGCGGACGGCGGCCCGGACCAGCTCCCGCTCCGACCGCCCGTCCCGCGTGTCCATCAGGAACATCCCGTTGCTGACGATCTCGTGATGCTCGCCGTCGCGCCGCAGCACCAGCTCCCCGCGCGGCGTCTCCAGCCGCTCGACCGTGACGGACACCACGCGGCGAGGGTAGGCCAGCCGTGTCACGCTTTCTGCAGAGCCCGGGGACCTGCGACGGAGCAGGCCTCGAGGAGGGATGGGCACGATGACGGAACCAACCCTGTACGGCGGCCCGGCCGGCAAGCGGGTCCGCACCCACCACCTGGCCGACGCCAAGCGTCGCGGCGAGAAGTGGCCCATGCTCACCGCGTACGAGCAGTACGCGGCGGAGATCTTCGACCGGGCCGGCGTCCCGGTGCTGCTGGTGGGCGATTCCGCGGCCAACAACGTCTACGGCTACGAGTCGACGCTGCGGGTCAGCGTCGACGAGCTGATCCCGCTGGCCAAGGCGGTCGTCCGGGCCACCACGCGGGCGCTGATCGTCGCCGACCTGCCCTTCGGCTCGTACGAGTCGAGCCCGGAGAAGGCGGTCGACACGGCGGTCCGGTTCATGAAGGAGACCGGCGCGCACGCGGTGAAGCTGGAGGGCGGCGCCGCGGTGGCCAGGCACGTGGCCGCGATCGTCGGCGCCGGCGTCCCGGTGATGGCGCACATCGGCTTCACCCCGCAGAAGGAGCACGCGCTCGGCGGCTACCGGGTGCAGGGCCGCGGGGCCGCGGGGGACGAGGTCTTCCACGACGCGGTCGCGCTGCAGGCGGCCGGGGCGTTCGCGGTGGTGCTGGAGATGGTGCCGGCCGACACCGCGAAGCGGGTCACCGGCGAGCTCACGATCCCGACCGTCGGCATCGGCGCCGGTCCGGACTGCGACGCCCAGGTGCTGGTCTGGCAGGACATGGCCGGCCTGCGGGAGGGCCCACTGCCGCGGTTCGTGAAGAAGTACGCCGACCTGCGCGGGGTGCTGCAGGGCGCGGTCGCCGAGTTCGCCGAGGACGTCCGCACCGGCGGCTACCCGGGGCCGGAGCACTCGTACAGCTAGGGAACGACGTGCAGGACCGCGCGGCGCGGAGAGGTCTCCGCGCCGCCGGTCAGCACGGCCGGCACCAGTCCGAACAGGTGCCGGCTCAGCTCGTCCGCGGACAGGCCGAGGTGCGCGGTCAGCTCGCCGACCCCGCCGCGGTCGCGCAGCCCGGCCAGCACCTTGGTCAGCACCTGGGACACCTCCGGCGCCGCCCCGCCGGGCTCGGCCGTGCGGTAGCCGTCGCGGGCCAGCGCCACGCAGGTGGTGCGGTAGTTCCAGTCCGAGAGCAGGTGCAGCTCGTGCAGGCGGTGGGTCAGCGCCATCGCCGAGACGACCCAGGGCCGCTTGGCCACCAGGATCGCCTCGACCGTCGCCTCCCGCAGCCCCTGCGCGAGCACGGCCCGCCGCGGCATCAGGAACGCGGCCGCGAACCGGTTCGCCTCCGCCTCCCGGTCCCGGCCGTGCACCCGGGCCGCGCCAGAGTGCAGCAGCAGGTGGCCGAGCTCGTGCGCGGCGTCGAAGCGCTGCCGTTCCGCGGACCGGTCGGTATTGAGGAAAACGAACGGCCGGTCGTCCCGGATGAGCGAGAACGCGTCGACCTCCCGGCAGTCGTCGGCGAGGGAGAAGACGCGGACTCCGTGCGCCTCCAGCAGGTGCACGGCGCTGGGCAGCGGCCGCTCCCCCAGCCCCCAGCGCCGCCGGACGATCTCCGCCGCGGTCTCCGGCTCGTGCTTCTCCAGCGTGGGCAGGTCCGGCGCCGGCAGCGTGAACCGGCGCTCGACCCAGTCGGCGATCTCGATCGCGATCCGGCCGGCCGCGAGCGCGGCGTCCCGGCGGCCGGCCGTGGTCCGGCTGAGCTTGCGGAAGCTCACCACGTCCGGGTCGAGGAGGTCGACGTCGTCGCCGGCCAGGAAGGCCGCGTCGACGTCGAGCGCCGCGGCCAGCCGGGCGACGGTCGCGGGCGGCGGCGAGTGGTGCGCGTTCTCGTACGCGGACAGGGTCCGCAGCGGCACGCCCGACCTGCGGGCCAGCGCGGTCAGCGTGAGCGCCCGCCGGTGCCGTGCCAGCCGCAGCCGGGACGGGGTCAGCACCGGCTCAGCCCTTGAACTCGACCGGCACGTCCAGGTCGCCGGGTGGGTCGTCCGGGTCGGCCTCCGGCGCCAGCAGCAACGGCGGCAGCGGGATCCGCTCGGCCCAGGAGTCGACGACACCCTCGCGCATGCCGTTGGGCACCGACAGCTCCAGGTCGGCGCGGCCGGGCTCGACCTTGACCAGCAGCACCCAGCACAGCCGGCGGCTGGCCGGGCCGGGCTCCGGGCGCAGGCCGAGCGGGAACTCCTCCTGCACGAAGCCGAGGTTCTCGGTCACCGCCTCCCGCATCAGCGGGCCCTTGGGGTGAGCCGTCCGGACCTCGCCGCGGGGGTCGCCGACCGCTCCCGCCCCGGTGGAGACGATCACCGCGGTCCGGCCGTCCGGGGAGACCGTGCGCTCCTGGCCGCCGGCCCAGTCCGCGCTCCAGCCCCGCTCGTCGGTCAGCAGCCGGAACTCCTCGACCGTGTGCGAGACCAGGTCGGTCCCCTGGGCGTTGCGCGGCGCGAGGTCGGTCCGGGTGGCGCGGGCGGCGATCCCGGCCCGGACCGCGCGGTGCAGCGTCTCCACGTCCAGGCCCAGCTCCGCGAGCCGGTCCGGTTCTCCCAGCTCGAGCTGCAGCGCGGACGTCATGCCGGAAATCCTCCCTCCGATGAGGGGCCGGATCGTGCCGGACACGCCGGGTACGGTCAGCCGGTGACGGGACGAGCGGTGCTGGTGACGGGTGCCTCGCGGGGCGTGGGCCGGGCGGTGGCGATCGCGTTCGCGGCCGCCGGGGACCGGGTGGCGGTGCACCACCGGGACTCGGCCGGGCTGGCCGTGGAGACGGTCGGGATGCTGGCCGGGGACGGGCACGTGGTCGTGGCCGGCGACCTGGCCGACCCCGCGGCGGTGTCCGCGTTCGTCGGCGACGCGGCCACCGGCCTGGGCGGGCTGGACGTGCTGGTGAACAACGCGGCCTCGATCGTGCCGCACCCGCCGGGCGAGGTGACGTACGAGCAGTGGCAGCAGGCCTGGACCCGGACCGTCGGCGTCAACCTGCTCGGAACGGCCAACGTCACGTTCTGCGCGCTGCCGTTCCTGCGCCGCTCCGCCGGCGCCCGGATCGTGAACGTGTCCTCCCGGGGCGCGTTCCGGGGCGAGCCGGAGCAGCCGGCGTACGGGGCCTCGAAGGCGGGGCTGAACGCGCTCGGGCAGTCGCTGGCACTCGCGCTGGCCGGAGACGGGATCGCGGTCTCGACGGTCGCGCCCGGGTTCGTGGAGACGGACATGGGCAACGAGTGGCTGAAGTCGCCGCGCGGGCCGGAGCTCCGGGCGCAGTCGCCGTTCGACCGGGTGGCGCGGCCGGACGAGGTCGCGGCGGCGGTGCTCTACCTGGCCTCGGCCGAGGCGGAGTGGGCCTCCGGCGCCATCCTCGACCTCAACGGCGCCTCCTACCTCCGGACCTAGGTCGCGTTGCAGTGTCTAGGTGTGTCTTCGCCTCCGCCTTGCGCTCTGGCGAAGCGACTGCTTCTAAGTTGGGCGGATGGCCGTTCACATCACCGCACGGGCGTTCCATTCTGAGGGCTTGTCACAGTGGCGCGTCTGCGACGGTGGTGCCAGCGCCTGGTTCGGCGCTCCCGACCTCGCGACCGGACTGACGTTCGCACTCTCCGTCGCGGCCCTCCCCGAGTGCGTGGATCACCCGCCCGATCTCGACGCGCGCAGCACCGGCGTCATGGTGCGCCTGAATACGTTCGGGCCGAGACCGGGCGGGCTCAGCACTCTCGACGTGGCGGCGGCCCGGGCCATCTCCGAGGTGGCGGGCGAGCGCGGCCTCGTCGCCGACCCGTCCCGGATCGGGAACATGGTCCTCAACATCGGGTCGACGGCCCCGGCCGCGATCGTGCCGTTCTGGCGCGCCGTGCTCGGGCTGGACGAGGTCGACGGCGAGCTCAACGACCCGCTGGCCCGGCAGCCTGTGGTGTGCTTCCAGCACCTGGAGACGTCCCGTCCCGGGCACGGCCGGATCCACGTCGACGTCTGGGTGCCGCACGACCAGGCCGAGGCCCGCGTCGTGGCCGCCCTGGCCGCCGGCGGACGGCTGGTCAGCGACGAGCCGGCACCGTCCTGGTGGATCCTGGCCGATCCGGACGGCAACGAAGCCTGCGTTGCGACGTGGATTGGTACTGACGGTCAGGGTTACCCGGAGTGACTCAAGGCGTTGGCCGCAGCGGGTCTGGGCGGTCGAGGGCAGCAACGGCATCGGCCGGCACGTCGCGCAGCGACTGGTCGCCGACGGCGACCGGTATCCACGGTTGACGGCGCGCGGCAGCATCGGCTCGACTGCACCACGGGGGTTCCGACCGCGGCCAATCGAGGAGAGTGCATGTCCGCCATGACCGACGTCCGCGCGTTCCGGGTCGAGATCCCGGAGGAGAAGCTCACCGAGCTGCGCCGCCGCATCGACGCGACGCGCTGGCCGACCAAGGAGCCGGTGTCGGACCGTTCCCAGGGCGTACAGCTGGCGACGATGCAGGCGCTGGTTCGGTACTGGGTGGGCGACTATGACTGGCGCCGGTGCGAGGCGAAGCTGAACGCGCTGCCGCAGTTCAAGACCGAGATCGACGGCGGGGACGTCCACTTCATCCACGTGAAGTCCCCACACCCGAATGCGCTGCCGCTGATCATGACGCACGGCTGGCCCGGCTCGGTCGTCGAGATGGTCGACTCCGTCGGCCCCCTCACCGATCCGCCCGCGCACGGCGGACGCGCCGAGGACGCGTTCGACCTCGTGCTGCCGTCCGTGCCCGGCTACGGCTTCTCGGCCGAGCCGACCGAGACCGGGTGGGACCTCGGACGCATCGGGCGCGCGTGGGCCGAGCTGATGCGCCGCCTCGGCTACACCCGGTACGTCGCCCAGGGCGGCGACGTGGGCGCCGGCGTCACCGACGCAATGGGTCGCCAGGCCCCTGAAGGGCTGGTCGGTATCCACACCAACCTGCTCGCGCCCGCGCTGGGCGCGCCACAGTCGACGGACACCGACGAGGAGCGCGCGGCGGCCGGCCAGCTCGCCGAGTTCAACGCGACCGGCAACGGCTACTTCGTGGAGCAGGCGACCCGGCCGCAGACGATCGGCTACGCGCTGCTGGACTCACCCGTCGCCCTGGCCGCCTGGATGATCGACCACGACACCGACGCCTACTACAAGATCGCCGGTGCGTTCGTCGACGGGAAGCCCAGCGGCAACCTCACCCGGGATCACATCCTCGACAACGTCACGCTCTACTGGCTGACCGGGACGGGCGCCTCGGCGGCGCGATCGTACTGGGACAGCTACGGCGTGGCCGACGCCGAGACCGCGGCGGCCCTGGCGGCCAAACCGGTCACGGTGCCGGCCGGCTACACCACGTTCCCCGGCGAGCTGTTCCGGGCTCCGCGCAGCTGGGTCGAGCACAGCTATCCCACCCTGACGTACTTCCACGAAGCCGAGCGGGGCGGTCACTTCGCCGCCTGGGAGGAGCCGGAGCTGTTCGCCACCGAGCTCCGAGCGGCGTTCGGGTCACTGCGCTAGACCGAATTCGGTGGCTGTGCGCCCGCTCGCGGGCGCGAGCCGAACGCCGCGTTGGAGCGGTTCCTGCCGCGCTGACGGTTGCGGCCGCCGAGGAACGGCGGCCAGGGCGTCCGCGGCGGTGGCCGGGGAAGGGCTCCGGGCGGTGACGCACCAGCAAGGCGTGCTGGACAGCGTCGTCCGCACCCGGGCAACCACCTTGACTGCCTGGGACTCCTCATCGGCGACGGGCCGGCCAGCCACGGACGACGCGCCGGCAGCCGCCTTACCAGCAGTCGACACCCCGACCGCCAAGCGGCCATCCGGAATCTGGCCCGAAGGAGGATGCACGCACCTCGGCAGAGGCGGTCGTTGCGTCCGGACGGTTGGGAGACACGACCTGGCCGCCGGCCGTCAGCGGCCGGTCGACTCGTCGGGGACGGTGACGGTCGCGGGGGTGTGCGCGCCGAAGATCGTGGCGACGACGTCGCTGGTGGCGTGGACCCCGGGGGCCTCGCCCGTGCCCGGCGGGAGGTCGTCCATGACCGCGACGACGTACCGCTCCCCCGGGCCGGCGAAGCCGACCGAGCTGGTGCACCAGTGCTGGACGCCGCCGTCGTACTCGATCGACCAGCCGTCCTTGGCGCCGGCCTGCTGGGCCGCGCCGGCCGCCCAGACGCCCCAGTGCTGGATCGGGCCGGTCGTCCGCATCGCGTTCACCAGGTAGGCCCGGTCGGCCGCGTTCGTCCTCGTCAGCACGTACGTCATGAGCGCGCGCAGGTCGCGGGTGGACAGCTTGATGAAGCCCCAGCGCTGCGGGAAGCCGGGGACGAACGTCGCGCCGGTCATGCCGTACCGGTCGCGGAAGCGGGGCAGCAGGGACGCGCCGCCGTACCGGTCCCAGAGGGCGTCGGCGGCGTCGTCGTCGGAGACGGCGAGCATCGCGGCCAGGTCCTGGCGGGCCTTCGCGTCCAGGGTGATCTCGCCGGCGCGCTGCCGCTCCAGCAGGCTCGCCGCGATGGCGAGCTTCGGGGTCGAGCTGGCCCACATGAGGTGGCTCGCGGTGCCGGCCTCCCAGACCGCACCGGTCCGCCGGTCCAGCACGGTGACGCCGAGCTTGCCCGGCTCGGTCGCGACCAGCTTCGCCGCGGCGTCGAGCCGGTGCTGGACCGTGCAACCCCAGACTCCGCAGGACGGGGTCGGCTCCGGGGTGGTCGTCGCCGGGGCCGGGGTGGTCGGCCGGGTGGCGGCCGGCGCGACCGTTCCCGCGGTCGCGATCGCCGACGGCACCGCGGACGGAGCGGCAACGGGAGTGTCCCGCCGGCTCAGCGCGACCGCGACCCCGGCGCCGAGCACCAGGACCAGCGCCACCGCGAGCGCCGCCAGCAGCGGGCCGCGGGACCGGCGCGACCGGCCGGGACTGGCGTGCACGGCTGCTCCCCTCGGTCGATCGGCGGCCGAGGCTACCCGCTCGTGCGCAGGACCTCGGCCAGCTGGCGTTCGAGCAGGTCCCGGGCCGCCAGCAGGGACGGCCCGTACCAGGTCAGGTGCCGGCCGCTGACCAGCGCGACGTCCAGGCCGGGGAACTCCTCGGGCCCGTCGGCGGCGCTGAACGCATACGGCTCGTCGGGCAGCACGACCAGGTCCGCGCCGGAGCCGCGGATGTCCTCGGCCGTCACCCGCGGGTAGCGCTCCTCGGCCCACTCGTACGCGTTGGCCACCCCGAGGTGCCGCAGCACGTCCCCGGCGAACGTCCGCGGCCCGAGCACCATCCAGGGCCGCCGCCAGATCGGCACCGCGGCGGTCCGGACCGGGGCCGAGCCGTCGTACGTCGAGGACCAGGCCCGGCGGGCCTCCTCGAGCCACGGGACGTCGGCCACACCGCAGGCGGCCAGCATCCGCCGCAGGCTGGTGAACGCCTGGGCCAGCGTGGCCGGGGCGGTCACCCAGACCGGGATCCCGTCCGCCCGCAGCGCCTCGATGTCGTCCCGCTGGTTCTCCTCGGCGTTGGCCAGGACGAGGTCCGGCTTCAGCGCCCTGACTGCCTCCACCGAGGGGTACTTCGAGCCGCCGACCCGGGCGACGTCCAGCCCGGCCGGGTGGGTGCAGTAGTCGGTCGCGCCGACGAGCAGGCCGGGCACGCTCGCCGCGACCGACTCGGTCAGCGACGGCACCAGCGAGACGACCCGGCGCACCGGGCCGAGCACGACCGGCGCTCCGAGATCGTCCTCAGACATCGGTGACGCGGACGCCCGAGTGCGCCTTGTAGCGCCGGTTGATCGCGATCAGGTTGGCCGTGAACGCCTCGATCTGGTGCGCGTTGCGCAGCCGCCCGCCGTAGATCCCGCGCACGCCCGGGATCAGCTCGGCCAGCGCCTGCACGGTGTCGGTCGCCTCCCGGTCCTCGCCCTCCCCCAGGACGAGCACGTCCAGCTCGACCTGCGGCACCGCCAGGTCGTTCAGCAGCGGCGCGCTGACGTGGTGGAAGGCGGCGGTGACCCGGCTGTTCGGCAGCAGCGCGGCGGCCTGCTGGGCGGCCGAACCCTCGTCCACGTGCAGCGGGAACGCGCCCTGCTTGTCGAAGCCGAGCGGGTTGACCGCGTCGACGACGATCTTGCCGGCCAGCACGGCGGCCAGCCCGCGCAGCAGCTCGGCGTGCCCCTCGTACGGCACGGCCACGACGAGGACGTCCGCCTGCCGGGCGACCTCGGCGTTGTCCGAGCCGGTCACGTCCGCGTGCGGCACGTCGGCCAGGATCTCCTGGGCGATCCGGGCGCCCTTGGCGGCGTCCCGGGAGCCGACCACGACGGCCACACCGGCCGCGGCGAACCGCCGGGCCAGGCCGGCGCCGAGCGGACCGGTCCCGCCGAGCACGCCGATGGTGAGCTCCTTGACGTCCGGCACGGCGACTCCCTCACGATCGGTGATCAGCCGAACCTACGCGACGGGCGCCCGCCCGAACCGCACCAGCCTCTTGTCCGGGTCGGCCACCTCCAGCCGGGCGGTGATCGACTCCCCGACCGGCAGGTCGGCACCGCTGCAGGTGGCCCGTACGGCCGGCTCGGCCAGCACGATCGTGCCCTTGTCCCTGCCCGCGTCCAGGACCACGGCCGGGAAGTCGCGACCCTCCTGCCCGGCCAGCAGCCAGGCCTCGGTGGCGTCGACCACGGCCCGCTCCAGCGCGCCGGCCTGCCGGTTGCTCGCCGCCATCAGCGCGTTCAGCTCCGGCAGGGCCGCACGGGCCCAGTCCGGCACCGGTGTCCCGGCCGCCAGCGCCAGGCAGACCTCGCTGCCGAACCGGTCGACCAGCCGCCGGATCGGCGCGGTGACGTGCGCGTACGGCATACCGACGGCGTGGTGCAGCGGGTCGGCCGGCGGCGTCCCCTCGAACGGCGTGTACGCGGCCCCGCGCAGCAGCACCGACGCGTGCTCCAGGAACGCGGCCTGACCGGGGGTGGCGCCGTCCAGCGCGGAGATCACGTCCCCGGGCTCGGCCCCGGCCGGCCACGGCACCCCGAGCGCCGGCGCGAGCTTCCGCAGCGCCGCGACGTCCTCCGGCCGCGGCGCCGGCAGCGTGCGCAGCAGCCCGAGCCCGCCGTCGAGCATGATCGTCGCCGCGCAGGCGCCGGTGAGCAGCGAGACCTGCGCGTTCCAGCGCTCGACCGGCAGCTCGCGGCGGAACTCCGAGGTCCAGCCGCCGCTGGGCGCCGGGACGATCTCCTGCTCCGGCACCTCCAGCTCGGTCGCGTGCCGGGCCCGGGCCAGCGCCAGGCGGAGCTCGCCGACCTGCTGCAGCAGCGCCAGCGGTTCGGGCGGGGTGCCGGCGTCGACCGCGGCCTGCAGGCCCGCGTACTCCAGCTGGGCCCGGCTGCGCACCCGCGCCCGCCGGACGTCCACCGCGGCGACCTCGCCGTCCGGGGAGAGGTCGATCCGCCAGAGCACGGCCGGGCGGATCTGGTCCGGCAGCAGGCTGGCGGCACCCTCGCCGAGGACCGGCGGGTGCAGCGGCGTGCGCAGGTCCGGGCTGTAGAGGGTCTGGCCGCGCGTGCGGGCCTCGAGGTCGACCGCGCCGCCGGGCCGGACGAACGCGGCCACGTCGGCGATCGCGTAGCTGACCCGGAACCCGCCGCCCGCACGGGCCGCGATGTGCACGGCCTGGTCCAGGTCGCGGCTGCCGGGCGGGTCGACCGTGACGAACGGGACGTCGGTCGCGTCGAGCGCCGGCAACGCCGGCTGCGCCGCGGCCGCTTCGGCCAGCACGTCGGCCGGGAACCCGGCCGGCACCTCCAGCTCGGCCCGGACGGCATCGAAGCTCAGCGGCGCCCGGACGGTCAGCCGGCGGGTCGGCACGGTCGCATCCCCCTCACTGGGTCGTGAACCACCCCAGGAACTGCCGGGCGACCTCGGGGTCGCCGGTGACGACGAGGCTGTCCACCGGGCGCCGACCGTACAGCGCGAGGATCAGGTCGCTCGCGCTGCCGCCCAGCACCGCGTTGCCGGTCGCCGGTCCCGGCTCCAGCGTCCCGCCGGCCGGGACGAGGACGACCCGCCGGTCGTCCGCGGGCGCGTCGGTGGCGGTCAGGCCGACGGCGGCCGCCGGATGCGGCCACGTCCCGTTGGTCGGCACCTCGACGGAGAGGAACTCGTCCACCCCGTCGGCGGCGATCTCGGCCGGCAGCGGGCCGGACCGGCCGATCGTGTCCTCGGCGTCCCAGGCGTGCACGCCGGCCTCCTGGAGCTGGTGCCGGGCGACCCGGGCCGCGGTCGTCGGGCCCCACCAGGACCAGACCGGGCGGTCCGGGCCGGCGTCCCGCAACGCGTCCAGCAACGCGCCGGTGGAGCGCTCGGACCAGTCGAGCAGGTCACCGGTCGGCTCCCGCTCGGGCACGTCGTCGTCCTCGGGCGCGATCTCCGGCTTCCCGGCCACCACCGCGACGGCCCAGAACCGCTGCACCTCGCCGAGGTGCGCGATCAGGTCGCGACCGGTCCAGTCGGGGCAGGACGGGACGCGCTCGGCGAGCGCGGCGGCCAGCGCGGAGCGGAGCGCGGCGCTGCGACCCTCGATCAGCTCCAGCATGCGGTCGTACGGGATCTCGGTCATGGCGCCGTTGTAGCGGAGGGCTACGACAGTTCCGGGCCGGCTGGCATGCTGGGCCGGTGGCACCCGAGGACCTCGCCCACCTGCGCCGCGCCCGCGACGCGATGGACCGCGACTTCGCCCGGCCCCTGGACGTCGACGCGCTGGCCCGGGTCGCGCTGATGTCGCCGGCGCACTTCTCCCGCCAGTTCCACAAGGCGTACGGGGAGAGTCCCTACAGCTACCTGATGACCCGGCGGATCGAGCGGGCGAAGGCGCTGCTGCGGCGCGGCGACCTGTCCGTGACCGACGTCTGCATGATGGTCGGCTGTACGTCGCTGGGTTCCTTCAGCGCCCGCTTCACCGAGCTGGTCGGCGAGACCCCGAGTGCGTACCGGGCCCGGGACCACCAGGCGCTGGCCCGGGTGCCGGCCTGCTTCACCAAGCGGATGTCGCGGCCCAGCCGGCACTGAAGCGGTTTTCGAGAAGCGACCACCCGGCGGCCCGCGGCAGGCTCTGCGGCATGAACCTCACCGTGAACCACTGCTTCCTGACCGTCCACGACCAGGACGCCGCGCTGGCCTTCTACACCGGCGTGCTCGGCCTGGAGAAGCGCAACGACGTGTCCTTCGACGGCATGCGCTGGCTGACCGTCGGCGCGCCGGAGCAGGCCGGGCTGGAGATCGGCCTGCTCCTGCCGGGCGCGCCGTTCAGCCCGCCGGAGGACGTGCAGGCGGCGATCGAGCTGGTCGCGAAAGGCCTCACGCCCGGGCTGATCTTCGCGACCGACGACTGCGACGCGGCGTTCGAGG
This window encodes:
- a CDS encoding VOC family protein, with the translated sequence MNLTVNHCFLTVHDQDAALAFYTGVLGLEKRNDVSFDGMRWLTVGAPEQAGLEIGLLLPGAPFSPPEDVQAAIELVAKGLTPGLIFATDDCDAAFEELRGKGAEVIQEPIDQPYGRDCAFRDPSGNHLRFTQTPKS